A genomic region of Zalophus californianus isolate mZalCal1 chromosome 1, mZalCal1.pri.v2, whole genome shotgun sequence contains the following coding sequences:
- the IL17RB gene encoding interleukin-17 receptor B isoform X4 yields MNGASIRLLKATKICVTGKSNLQSYSCVRCNYTEAFQTQTRPSGSRWTFSYTGFPVEPNTLYFIGAHNIPNANMNEDPPSMSVNFTSPGCLNHIMKHTKKCIEAGSLWDPNITACEKNKTAVEVNFTTSPLGNKYMALIRSNIVIGFSNVLENNPPSRASVVIPVMGESEGAVVQLTPYFHTCGNDCIRRKGTVVLCPQSGMSFPLDSRRGMLGGWLPLLLSALLVATWVLAVGIYLMWRHERTRKTSFPTTTLLPPIKVLVVYPSEICFRHTVCYFTEFLQNHCRSEVILEKWQKKKIAEMGPVQWLTTQKKAVDKVIFLLSNDINPRCDGTCGRSEGSPHENSQDLFPLAFNLFCSDLRSQTPLHKYMVVYFREVDTKDEYSALSVCPRYHLMKDAPAFCTELLRVMQQVSAGKRLTACSL; encoded by the exons ATGAACGGAG ccagcatTCGCTTGCTGAAGGCCACCAAGATCTGCGTGACAGGCAAGAGCAACCTCCAGTCCTACAGCTGCGTGAGGTGCAATTACACGGAAGCCTTCCAGACTCAGACCAGACCGTCTGGCAGCAGA TGGACGTTTTCCTACACAGGCTTTCCTGTAGAGCCAAACACACTATACTTCATCGGGGCCCACAATATCCCCAATGCCAATATGAATGAAGACCCCCCCTCCATGTCTGTGAACTTCACCTCACCAG GCTGCCTAAACCACATaatgaaacacacaaaaaagtgcaTCGAGGCAG GAAGTCTGTGGGATCCAAACATCACTGCTTGTGAGAAGAACAAGACGGCAGTAGAAGTGAATTTTACAACCAGCCCCCTTGGAAACAAATACATGGCTCTCATCCGAAGTAACATCGTAATTGGGTTTTCTAACGTGCTGGAG AACAACCCCCCAAGTCGAGCTTCAGTGGTGATCCCCGTTATGGGGGAAAGTGAAGGTGCTGTGGTCCAG CTGACTCCGTATTTCCATACTTGTGGCAATGACTGCATCCGACGCAAAGGAACAGTTGTGCTTTGCCCACAATCGGGCATGTCCTTCCCCCTGGACAGTC GCAGAGGCATGCTGGGTGGCtggcttcctcttctcctctcaGCTCTGCTGGTGGCCACATGGGTGCTGGCCGTTGGGATCTATCTAATGTGGAGGCACG AAAGGACCAGGAAGACTTCCTTCCCTACTACCACGCTCCTGCCCCCCATTAAGGTTCTTGTGGTCTACCCATCTGAAATTTGTTTCCGTCACACAGTTTGTTACTTCACTGAATTTCTTCAAAACCACTGCAGAAGTGAGGTTATCCTTGAAAagtggcagaaaaagaaaatagctgaGATGGGTCCAGTGCAATGGCTTACCACTCAGAAGAAAGCTGTGGATAAAgtcatcttccttctttccaatGACATCAACCCCAGGTGTGATGGCACCTGTGGCAGGAGTGAGGGCAGCCCCCATGAGAATTCCCAAGACCTGTTCCCCCTGGCCTTTAACCTCTTCTGTAGCGATCTGAGAAGCCAGACTCCCCTTCACAAATACATGGTGGTCTATTTTAGAGAGGTGGATACCAAAGATGAATACAGCGCGCTCAGTGTCTGCCCCAGGTACCACCTCATGAAGGATGCTCCTGCTTTCTGTACAGAACTTCTCCGTGTCATGCAGCAGGTATCAGCAGGAAAGAGGCTGACGGCCTGTTCCCTGTAG
- the IL17RB gene encoding interleukin-17 receptor B isoform X2, which produces MSLVLLSLATLCWGAVSPESTIQCGSEPGPSPEWMVQHTLTPGDLRDLQVEPVKSNVAMEDYSILMNVSWRLRADASIRLLKATKICVTGKSNLQSYSCVRCNYTEAFQTQTRPSGSRWTFSYTGFPVEPNTLYFIGAHNIPNANMNEDPPSMSVNFTSPGCLNHIMKHTKKCIEAGSLWDPNITACEKNKTAVEVNFTTSPLGNKYMALIRSNIVIGFSNVLENNPPSRASVVIPVMGESEGAVVQLTPYFHTCGNDCIRRKGTVVLCPQSGMSFPLDSRRGMLGGWLPLLLSALLVATWVLAVGIYLMWRHERTRKTSFPTTTLLPPIKVLVVYPSEICFRHTVCYFTEFLQNHCRSEVILEKWQKKKIAEMGPVQWLTTQKKAVDKVIFLLSNDINPRCDGTCGRSEGSPHENSQDLFPLAFNLFCSDLRSQTPLHKYMVVYFREVDTKDEYSALSVCPRYHLMKDAPAFCTELLRVMQQVSAGKRLTACSL; this is translated from the exons ATGTCGCTAGTGCTGCTGAGCCTGGCCACGCTGTGCTGGGGAGCAGTGTCCCCGGAGTCG aCGATTCAGTGTGGCTCTGAACCTG GACCATCTCCAGAGTGGATGGTCCAACACACTCTGACCCCAGGAGACTTGAGGGACCTCCAAGTGGAACCTGTTAAAAGCAATGTTGCCATGGAGGATTATTCCATTTTGATGAATGTCAGCTGGAGACTCCGGGCAGATG ccagcatTCGCTTGCTGAAGGCCACCAAGATCTGCGTGACAGGCAAGAGCAACCTCCAGTCCTACAGCTGCGTGAGGTGCAATTACACGGAAGCCTTCCAGACTCAGACCAGACCGTCTGGCAGCAGA TGGACGTTTTCCTACACAGGCTTTCCTGTAGAGCCAAACACACTATACTTCATCGGGGCCCACAATATCCCCAATGCCAATATGAATGAAGACCCCCCCTCCATGTCTGTGAACTTCACCTCACCAG GCTGCCTAAACCACATaatgaaacacacaaaaaagtgcaTCGAGGCAG GAAGTCTGTGGGATCCAAACATCACTGCTTGTGAGAAGAACAAGACGGCAGTAGAAGTGAATTTTACAACCAGCCCCCTTGGAAACAAATACATGGCTCTCATCCGAAGTAACATCGTAATTGGGTTTTCTAACGTGCTGGAG AACAACCCCCCAAGTCGAGCTTCAGTGGTGATCCCCGTTATGGGGGAAAGTGAAGGTGCTGTGGTCCAG CTGACTCCGTATTTCCATACTTGTGGCAATGACTGCATCCGACGCAAAGGAACAGTTGTGCTTTGCCCACAATCGGGCATGTCCTTCCCCCTGGACAGTC GCAGAGGCATGCTGGGTGGCtggcttcctcttctcctctcaGCTCTGCTGGTGGCCACATGGGTGCTGGCCGTTGGGATCTATCTAATGTGGAGGCACG AAAGGACCAGGAAGACTTCCTTCCCTACTACCACGCTCCTGCCCCCCATTAAGGTTCTTGTGGTCTACCCATCTGAAATTTGTTTCCGTCACACAGTTTGTTACTTCACTGAATTTCTTCAAAACCACTGCAGAAGTGAGGTTATCCTTGAAAagtggcagaaaaagaaaatagctgaGATGGGTCCAGTGCAATGGCTTACCACTCAGAAGAAAGCTGTGGATAAAgtcatcttccttctttccaatGACATCAACCCCAGGTGTGATGGCACCTGTGGCAGGAGTGAGGGCAGCCCCCATGAGAATTCCCAAGACCTGTTCCCCCTGGCCTTTAACCTCTTCTGTAGCGATCTGAGAAGCCAGACTCCCCTTCACAAATACATGGTGGTCTATTTTAGAGAGGTGGATACCAAAGATGAATACAGCGCGCTCAGTGTCTGCCCCAGGTACCACCTCATGAAGGATGCTCCTGCTTTCTGTACAGAACTTCTCCGTGTCATGCAGCAGGTATCAGCAGGAAAGAGGCTGACGGCCTGTTCCCTGTAG
- the IL17RB gene encoding interleukin-17 receptor B isoform X1, producing the protein MSLVLLSLATLCWGAVSPESTIQCGSEPGPSPEWMVQHTLTPGDLRDLQVEPVKSNVAMEDYSILMNVSWRLRADGQQEPNALSPCLRRSPHFTSSRRRISWKKTEGPGCLPPGTVVNMNGASIRLLKATKICVTGKSNLQSYSCVRCNYTEAFQTQTRPSGSRWTFSYTGFPVEPNTLYFIGAHNIPNANMNEDPPSMSVNFTSPGCLNHIMKHTKKCIEAGSLWDPNITACEKNKTAVEVNFTTSPLGNKYMALIRSNIVIGFSNVLENNPPSRASVVIPVMGESEGAVVQLTPYFHTCGNDCIRRKGTVVLCPQSGMSFPLDSRRGMLGGWLPLLLSALLVATWVLAVGIYLMWRHERTRKTSFPTTTLLPPIKVLVVYPSEICFRHTVCYFTEFLQNHCRSEVILEKWQKKKIAEMGPVQWLTTQKKAVDKVIFLLSNDINPRCDGTCGRSEGSPHENSQDLFPLAFNLFCSDLRSQTPLHKYMVVYFREVDTKDEYSALSVCPRYHLMKDAPAFCTELLRVMQQVSAGKRLTACSL; encoded by the exons ATGTCGCTAGTGCTGCTGAGCCTGGCCACGCTGTGCTGGGGAGCAGTGTCCCCGGAGTCG aCGATTCAGTGTGGCTCTGAACCTG GACCATCTCCAGAGTGGATGGTCCAACACACTCTGACCCCAGGAGACTTGAGGGACCTCCAAGTGGAACCTGTTAAAAGCAATGTTGCCATGGAGGATTATTCCATTTTGATGAATGTCAGCTGGAGACTCCGGGCAGATG GTCAGCAGGAGCCTAACGCTCTATCACCGTGCCTCCGTCGTTCACCTCACTTCACCTCCTCACGTAGACGG ATTTCATGGAAGAAAACAGA GGGACCAGGGTGCCTACCTCCTGGGACTGTTGTGAACATGAACGGAG ccagcatTCGCTTGCTGAAGGCCACCAAGATCTGCGTGACAGGCAAGAGCAACCTCCAGTCCTACAGCTGCGTGAGGTGCAATTACACGGAAGCCTTCCAGACTCAGACCAGACCGTCTGGCAGCAGA TGGACGTTTTCCTACACAGGCTTTCCTGTAGAGCCAAACACACTATACTTCATCGGGGCCCACAATATCCCCAATGCCAATATGAATGAAGACCCCCCCTCCATGTCTGTGAACTTCACCTCACCAG GCTGCCTAAACCACATaatgaaacacacaaaaaagtgcaTCGAGGCAG GAAGTCTGTGGGATCCAAACATCACTGCTTGTGAGAAGAACAAGACGGCAGTAGAAGTGAATTTTACAACCAGCCCCCTTGGAAACAAATACATGGCTCTCATCCGAAGTAACATCGTAATTGGGTTTTCTAACGTGCTGGAG AACAACCCCCCAAGTCGAGCTTCAGTGGTGATCCCCGTTATGGGGGAAAGTGAAGGTGCTGTGGTCCAG CTGACTCCGTATTTCCATACTTGTGGCAATGACTGCATCCGACGCAAAGGAACAGTTGTGCTTTGCCCACAATCGGGCATGTCCTTCCCCCTGGACAGTC GCAGAGGCATGCTGGGTGGCtggcttcctcttctcctctcaGCTCTGCTGGTGGCCACATGGGTGCTGGCCGTTGGGATCTATCTAATGTGGAGGCACG AAAGGACCAGGAAGACTTCCTTCCCTACTACCACGCTCCTGCCCCCCATTAAGGTTCTTGTGGTCTACCCATCTGAAATTTGTTTCCGTCACACAGTTTGTTACTTCACTGAATTTCTTCAAAACCACTGCAGAAGTGAGGTTATCCTTGAAAagtggcagaaaaagaaaatagctgaGATGGGTCCAGTGCAATGGCTTACCACTCAGAAGAAAGCTGTGGATAAAgtcatcttccttctttccaatGACATCAACCCCAGGTGTGATGGCACCTGTGGCAGGAGTGAGGGCAGCCCCCATGAGAATTCCCAAGACCTGTTCCCCCTGGCCTTTAACCTCTTCTGTAGCGATCTGAGAAGCCAGACTCCCCTTCACAAATACATGGTGGTCTATTTTAGAGAGGTGGATACCAAAGATGAATACAGCGCGCTCAGTGTCTGCCCCAGGTACCACCTCATGAAGGATGCTCCTGCTTTCTGTACAGAACTTCTCCGTGTCATGCAGCAGGTATCAGCAGGAAAGAGGCTGACGGCCTGTTCCCTGTAG
- the IL17RB gene encoding interleukin-17 receptor B isoform X3, protein MSAGDSGQMISWKKTEGPGCLPPGTVVNMNGASIRLLKATKICVTGKSNLQSYSCVRCNYTEAFQTQTRPSGSRWTFSYTGFPVEPNTLYFIGAHNIPNANMNEDPPSMSVNFTSPGCLNHIMKHTKKCIEAGSLWDPNITACEKNKTAVEVNFTTSPLGNKYMALIRSNIVIGFSNVLENNPPSRASVVIPVMGESEGAVVQLTPYFHTCGNDCIRRKGTVVLCPQSGMSFPLDSRRGMLGGWLPLLLSALLVATWVLAVGIYLMWRHERTRKTSFPTTTLLPPIKVLVVYPSEICFRHTVCYFTEFLQNHCRSEVILEKWQKKKIAEMGPVQWLTTQKKAVDKVIFLLSNDINPRCDGTCGRSEGSPHENSQDLFPLAFNLFCSDLRSQTPLHKYMVVYFREVDTKDEYSALSVCPRYHLMKDAPAFCTELLRVMQQVSAGKRLTACSL, encoded by the exons ATGTCAGCTGGAGACTCCGGGCAGATG ATTTCATGGAAGAAAACAGA GGGACCAGGGTGCCTACCTCCTGGGACTGTTGTGAACATGAACGGAG ccagcatTCGCTTGCTGAAGGCCACCAAGATCTGCGTGACAGGCAAGAGCAACCTCCAGTCCTACAGCTGCGTGAGGTGCAATTACACGGAAGCCTTCCAGACTCAGACCAGACCGTCTGGCAGCAGA TGGACGTTTTCCTACACAGGCTTTCCTGTAGAGCCAAACACACTATACTTCATCGGGGCCCACAATATCCCCAATGCCAATATGAATGAAGACCCCCCCTCCATGTCTGTGAACTTCACCTCACCAG GCTGCCTAAACCACATaatgaaacacacaaaaaagtgcaTCGAGGCAG GAAGTCTGTGGGATCCAAACATCACTGCTTGTGAGAAGAACAAGACGGCAGTAGAAGTGAATTTTACAACCAGCCCCCTTGGAAACAAATACATGGCTCTCATCCGAAGTAACATCGTAATTGGGTTTTCTAACGTGCTGGAG AACAACCCCCCAAGTCGAGCTTCAGTGGTGATCCCCGTTATGGGGGAAAGTGAAGGTGCTGTGGTCCAG CTGACTCCGTATTTCCATACTTGTGGCAATGACTGCATCCGACGCAAAGGAACAGTTGTGCTTTGCCCACAATCGGGCATGTCCTTCCCCCTGGACAGTC GCAGAGGCATGCTGGGTGGCtggcttcctcttctcctctcaGCTCTGCTGGTGGCCACATGGGTGCTGGCCGTTGGGATCTATCTAATGTGGAGGCACG AAAGGACCAGGAAGACTTCCTTCCCTACTACCACGCTCCTGCCCCCCATTAAGGTTCTTGTGGTCTACCCATCTGAAATTTGTTTCCGTCACACAGTTTGTTACTTCACTGAATTTCTTCAAAACCACTGCAGAAGTGAGGTTATCCTTGAAAagtggcagaaaaagaaaatagctgaGATGGGTCCAGTGCAATGGCTTACCACTCAGAAGAAAGCTGTGGATAAAgtcatcttccttctttccaatGACATCAACCCCAGGTGTGATGGCACCTGTGGCAGGAGTGAGGGCAGCCCCCATGAGAATTCCCAAGACCTGTTCCCCCTGGCCTTTAACCTCTTCTGTAGCGATCTGAGAAGCCAGACTCCCCTTCACAAATACATGGTGGTCTATTTTAGAGAGGTGGATACCAAAGATGAATACAGCGCGCTCAGTGTCTGCCCCAGGTACCACCTCATGAAGGATGCTCCTGCTTTCTGTACAGAACTTCTCCGTGTCATGCAGCAGGTATCAGCAGGAAAGAGGCTGACGGCCTGTTCCCTGTAG